The following DNA comes from Sparus aurata chromosome 3, fSpaAur1.1, whole genome shotgun sequence.
CTCAATAGATGaccattgtttttttgtctggtgAGTGAAGCAAATCTTGAATACCACTTGCATATTTTCACCAACATTTGGGTTGTGGCTGGTGCCACTTTCGTGCCCTGGAAGtttgtgtgttgagtgtgtgaAAGGAATAATCAAAGCGAAGAATTGTTGAGTTCAGTCTTCACATTGATTCCTTTCACGCTGAATCTTTGTCCACTGTGGTGAATTGTGGGAGCTCATGACTGGGATTCCTTCCAGTGTACTATGGGTGAAAAATGTGGAATGAAGCGGTAGAAAGTGTTGCTGACAAAATGCCAACCACATAAAATAAAGCAAGCAGTCAGTATCAGATGGTATCCAAATGATGAAGGCTAGATGTCACTTTGTCCTGTGTGTAATCTGAAGGTGAAGTTGCTGCTGAAGAGAAACACTGCTTTTAAGATTCACAGCAAGAGGACAGCAAAACTTactcttgtgtgtttgtttttgtgtgttgtagCTTTGGCCAGTTTGGGCTACGAGAAGACATGCGTGTTGTTCAACGCAGCGGCACTGGCCAGTCAGATCGCCTCAGAGCAGAACCTGGACAACGACGAGGGACTGAAGGCTGCAGCCAAATACTATCAGGTGGGCGAACAGTACAGCTACACAGAAATATAGCAACGTGTACAGTTATATATCTGTGTGAAATTACAACTGTTagtgagatatatatatatctcactAACAGTTATATgcagatatatatttttatatataaaaatgttgtgttttacatgAGCACTGATCAGAAATCAGCAGCTCATTTCTGGTTGGTAAGGTCACTTATAATAGTGTACTTCAGGAGTTTAATTTACTGTAATCTttgtgttgagtttgtatttcCAGACTATTTATCAGAACAGCGAACATGCCATTCGTTTCCCTGCTTCTCAATCTTTATAACAATGAGACCTTGACAAACTAGAAAAACTAGTTTCACTGTGTGCGTGTAAAGACATGTCAATTGCATCAGCATTGAATTTTTGTCAATCATCAGTAGTTATTAGCATTAATATACATTTACAAATGAGTTTCACAAATCAGAGATGCACCAAcgtgagggttagggttagggtagttttttcttttttctgtgttaattGTTACTTCTCTTTAATTTAAATGAATGGCATGTAAGAGGCCTGCaggaattttgaaaatgaggaCTGTTTTAAAAGGACCGAATAAAGCAGGTTCTCTGAATTCCAGCCTTGGCAGTAGTGTCTCATTTTCTTCTGTCTTTACCTGTCTCACTGTCCAGCTGGCCAGCGGAGCGTTTGGCCACATCAAGGACACAGTGCTGTCAGCACTTAACAGGGAGCCCACCATGGACATCTCCCCTGAAACTGTGGGTACCCTGAGCCTCATCATGCTGGCCCAGGCCCAGGAGGTCATTTTCCTCAAAGCCACCTCAGGTACCAAAGAAAGGAATCCTCAATGGTCCACATAAACACTGTCTTCAATTCAAGACCAGGGTGTCAACAGATCCTTTAAATCCTTGAATAGTACTATTTGAATTTGTGAGGTCTAAATGACCACTAATGTGttatctaatttattttaaccATCTTTATGTCAAAAGAAAAGTTCTTCTGTGTCCAGTCCAAGTCCACATTTTTGATGTTACAACTTACCATTGAACATCATTCAGTCATTGTACTTTGCACTTCTTACTCTAATAAGAATATTCCTACATAAAACCTTCCTCTGCAAGCTTTATACTTACCTGCAGTGCTGAATAAGATTTGtccaaaaaatattaaattggATTAAGAAATATCTTGAAAAGCTCTTAAAAAGAATTCAATTTAAACATCTGGTACCTGTAGACATCCTGGCGACTGTACGTGATCGTTATGATTTATATCGATTTCTGTCGTGTCGATACTCAAAGGAGTTTTTTAGTCTGAATTGTTAGTTTTAAAAGTGCATCACAGACATGGACCGCTACTTGGTCTTTTGCTCAATAATATGTAAAACTTTATGATGTGTAAAAGTTTATCAGCACTGGTATCACAAATCTGCCAGATATAGAGGAGCCAGAGCAATTGCACTAAAGAGGTAGCATCTTGTACACGCATGTTAATTTTTGCATTAAGATTAAAATTTCTTGCAAAGGCAGCAAGCAGTTTTGATCCAGGTTGCACATGTCTGTCCCAGTTCTGTCTATGGAGTTGCTTATAAGAATTTTCAGCACAACAGCTTTGAAGGTTATATTATTAAATAAGTTATGAAAACAATTAGACCTATATTTTCTGCCGACAcggtttgtttttgtcataaaTAGGTTTTGTGGGGAGTGGGGGCAATTTTAGAAAATACCCTTTATGTTTGAATGTATGACCAAATAATCAGTTAGCAAGCTGCAGATGGTGTGATCAGCTTGTGATGTGAGGTTGACAGGAACACAACTACTTTTCGTGACTGTTTTTTATTGAATATGTACTTGTTCGCCCAATAGATAAGATGAAGGATGCTGTCATCGCAAAGCTGGCCAATCAGGCAGCGGATTTTTATGGCGATGCCTTCAAGCAGTGCCAGTACAAAGACAACCTTCCCAAGGTATGTGAAGGACACACTTATAGCTATACACTaaccccaaaacaaacacacttgcaGTCAGCCATGTGTCGAGTGTGGTGAAGATGCAAACACAGTTCTGTATGTTTGGagtgtgttttgtctgtctgattgtgtgttttgttttgtgcgtGTGCGTTTCTGTAAAATAAGACTTGAAGAGTGGTACTCAGGTTGCGGGACTGTCCAAATTGCAAcctttctctgttttcattgGTCCATTTCCATCCTGTTttcactctgattggttggttaCTACTAAGCTGCAGTTCGACTTGTTTTCATTCTGAGTGGTTCCTTAACATCTAATCGCAGGCACCTGAAGTACTTACTGTCTGTCTAACactgactgaaacacacacaaccacagaaacacacaccaccTCAGGTTTGTAGGTCAATGATatcaaaataaagtgaaatgcaCGAAATAAGTCActagcaatattttttttccagttcaaATGGAGCCTATTTTGAGTGTCGAGTGTTTAGCAAGTAAACGCTAAATTGCATCGCTAgattaaaacacacagacatacatttttgttaaatatttctGCAGCTAGCAATCACTCAATCCAAACACGAAAAATCAAGGATTTTGCGCCATGAGGtagcatgggatcatgggagtcaTTTTAAttcttaaacaaccaccagtgctgatgaaaatctatctgaagTGACTCAGGCAGTTATGTTCATAAATGATGTAATATCAtaattttctattcattttatgttttgccTTGTTTGCTGACCCCCTGCCTCAGTCTCTGATGTATCATATGATGTTTTTACCGTAAGTTATAGCAACAGGCGGTCAAACGAAATGCACCATTACCTTGCGTAAAATTTGAATtttttcgtttgtttgtttaatgctTAATAGAGATTTAAAAAGTTATCGATGATTCAGCTTAAAATATCAGcagtatgaataaataaaagtcagaCATTTATAAAGAATTGTCAGATAAGTTTGATATATGCTCAACCCCTAAAAATCTTTGGACATTATGTTACAACATAGTTCATTTCTTTTAATTGTACAGAGCTGTATGAGTTTTGTAACATTTAACAGTGCAGCCTGATTAAGTACACCACCAGTTTGATTGCGAAGATGTCACTTCATTTGGATACAGGAAACAAGGCCAGGGAAATTGATTCATATGTGAAAAGCAGTTCCTCTGTTTACCCGGAATGCataaaatcaaacacacacacacacacacaaagctgtgGGACATTTGATGAAGGTGTAGCAGCTTTTGCTGAAAGGTTAAACACTCATGGcctgttctgttttctctctcgttgtcttcctttctttctgcaTCCCTCGTGGTGGTGGCGTTGGCATTGATTGTCCCTGTCTGTGCgtgcttgtgttgtgtttgcacGCCTCTGAATGCTTgtgcctccttgtgattggctTTTGTGATGTCATTCGTGATTTGACCTCGCTGGTGTGCGCCTGCCATTTTATGGTTTGCCTTGCCATCATGCGTGCGTATGTGCGTGCATTTATCTGTTTGTGTGCCTGCGTGTTGCTCCGTGGTTGCCTCTCCCTGgtcagtatttttattttcaggaaGTGCTGCCGGTGCTGGCGGCCAAGCACTGCATCATGCAAGCCAACGCTGAGCTGCACCAGAGTGTCCTGGCCAAACAGAAGAAGCGCTTTGGGGAGGAGATTGCACGTCTGCAGGTACACAGCTTTCATATGACTTCCAGGTTTGGTCCCACCCAATTCATCCCTCACATCTTGAAATAATATGGCCACTCAATATTATTTCAGTAAATCTCAAATGtctggggcgccgtttagctcagttggtagagcaggcgtcccatgtgccaaggctctgcagcagacctggtTCGACTCCCGCCCCGGGTctctttgctgcgtgtcacaccccctctctctccccctgtttcctgtcatatcttcagctgtactatcaataaagccataaaaaaaggccaaaaaaatacttaaaaaaaaaaaaaagaaaaaaaaatctcaaatgtCTTATATAATCCTCAGAAACTGGAAAGATATTAGACGTACACACCTTGAAGTtccacatcaaaaacataaaattcatGAAGTAGAAGTGTTCTTCTCCATCTTCTGTCCTCTGATTGTCCCTCCAGCACGCAGCAGAGCTTGTGAGGACGGTGGCCTCTCGTTACGACGAGTATGTGAGCGTTAAGGACTTAAGTGATAAAATCAACCGAGCCCTCACCGCAGCCAAAAAAGACAATGACTTTATCTACCACGACCGCGTGCCCGAGGTCAAAGATCTGGAACACATCGGCAAAGCAGCGCTGGTCAGAGCCACCGCCATCACACCTCCACTCAGTCAGAAATTCACAGGTGAGATACAACATAGACAACACAGTTTGACACGTGTAGAGAGACAAAAAACTAATTATCTACATCTGAGCATGAGCCAGGTCAGAAAAAACAGAAGCTTCAtaggaacagtttgacatttagGAGAATAAAGCCATCCTAAAAACATGACCTCCTACTCATTGTGTAGGGACTGAGTGACTTCAGATGGGCAATCTCTGGCTGGATTCTTTTTTAAACCAGTTGTTTATGTTCCTTTCTCCTAAGACTTGTTTGAGAAGATGGTCCCCATGGCAGTGCAGCAGTCCATGAGCATTTACAGCCAGAGGAAGGCTGAGACTGTTAACAGACTGGTGGGAACAATGAGGGAGGCCACCAATCTCTGCAACGGGTATGCTATCCCCTGTCTGTATGAGCCTATGTTGCTTTGCTTGTGCACGACAATGTGTATCTTCCCATGAACCTTTCTGCGAGTGCTTGTGTCTggatttattaaaaatgtacaatgtaATGGTGTAACAGGTACCATTAAAATGTCGATACAAGCACTTACAGTATGTTTGTAGTGTAGTGCCCTAAGTAGCAGTTACGCACTTGTAACCCCCTATCTGATGAATTTAATAAGTGCTTAACAATTTGAGTGAAATACCCTTTGGGCAACATGTACTTTAATCCATTTAGGCATTATTTTCGTCAGTGCTGATGTAATATTTTCACTGTGAGAACACAATAACTGACAGATGATCTGTAATTGTCCATCAGGGTGCTGGCGTCCCTAAACCTGCCAGCTGCTCTGGAAGATCTGTCTGGAGACTCTATCCCACAATCCATTGCTGAGAAGGCACGGTCCATCGTGCAGCAAGGAGGACTGCAGAGCGTTGAGCAGCTGATCAGAGACCTGCCAGAGCTTCTGACCCGCAACAGAGAGATCCTGGACGAGgtaagacacaaaaacacacaataatacACTTTGTAGATCACACAACCAGTGAGCTTACCTCTCACTGTATTGCTAACGCTGATCATGAATGATTTAGAAAGTAAAGAAGGAACTTTTAGAACTGCAGCCTTCCCAACAGCTTGTTTGTCATATGGCTTTGCTTTTCTTGACAAAGCAGCATATGAATGAAATGCTGTTAAGCAGCTGATTTGGACAAGTGTTAGACTTTCCTACCACCCTTAATGGAAGAACACACAATCAGTAAAAAGAAATCATAATCGTCCCTAATGGCGTAAATCCCAGATCAGGATCATCACTGAAAACTAAACCACTGATCTTTGGGCCAAGGACTGTTTGTCCTCCAGCTTCTGCCAAACCGTTTTTTTAGACatcttgctgacaaacaaataaacagatggatgtaaaaacataaaacacagccTGCTTCCAAGTTTGTTGGCGAGGCCACATCAAATTGTCCcaatttccccccaaaaaagtagTCAGTTGTCTTGTTTAAAGAGTCATCAGTGAGAATGAAAATTAGAaaagaaatttaaaataaaataataaaagcaacGGAAAGGAAAACCAAAAAGCTGACTTTgttatttacttttttcattatttttgtttgatatTCAAACTCTGGTCATGGCTTTTCCTTTTTAATGCATTGAAGCAGTTCTGAAACAACAGCTCAAATGGTAGCAGAAAATTGAACGGTCAGAAAATCAGCAACAATTCTGATAATCGCGTTATCATTACAGATAGaagaaatatttcatatttttacgACTTCCCAAAAGTATGGATTTGCTGCTCTACTTTCTTACATCACTGTAAATTGAATATTCTGAAAACGAGTGATTTTCCTTGAGCTCTGTGAACTTCTTTTGTGCATTTTTGGGTTCTTTGGATACTTACAGACATAACAATGTATGATTGTTGATGATGTATGAAATTGCTCATTAAGTCAACTGCAATTATATACTCTGAATACTAAATTAATCCTCAAAAGTCggataatacataaatatatccTGTGGCCTTCATCACAAATGAACTTGAGACCATCTTTGGATGGGATCATACCAGCCACAGCAGCACTGGTTCTTATTCCCGTGACTCATTCCCATCAGTACATAGTAGTCATTATTGCATCGTTACATTGGCACTCAGTATTTATGGGTTGGACCACACCCATATTCAAACCTGGCCTTCATTCTGAACTACACTGTAATAAATCAgtccacagacagacatctGGCAAATTCTCAAAAGTGCTTCTGCTTCCCGCTACAATGGGTGTCTCCAGGAACAAATTTTTTCCATGATGATACACACAGACTCaggtgaaaacattaccagccAACGGTGTTGCAGCTGGTAATAATGAAGGTGTAACCATCTGAGGATCtaatgtttgtgtgctgtgttgttgtcagTCTCTGAAGATGCTGGACGATGAAGAAACGACAGACAACGAGCTGAGAACCAAATTCAACCAGCGTTGGAACAGAACTCCCTCTGGAGACCTCTACAAGCCCCTCCGTGCAGGTACGTACACACACTGATAACATGTCCTTCCTGTTTATCGCCATGTCATCCACTGTCGTCAGTGCTCCTAgttgtctcctcctccctttgACTTTCTCCCATGTCCCCCCTAACCTCACCTGCTCCCTACTTTCCCACAGAGGGAACTAACTTCCGCAACATCTTGGACAAGGCCGTACAGGCGGACCAGGTCGTGAAGGATCGCTACAACACCCACTGTGACATGATCGCCCTCCTTTGTAAGCCAGAGAACGAGCTCAACGCTGCCATCCCCTCCGCCAACCCGACCAAGACACTGCAGGGCAGCGAGGTCTGTCCACCTCTaataaaaactttatatttttattctCATGGCCTGTTAAtgtaaaacttttctttttattgtcattgttattttttgtgtgtgtgtcacataaacacatatacaGACTACTGCTGTACAGAAACACCCAGTGGACACTGTGTGCTTTATAGTCCTGTCCCTCCTCCCTACAGTAGCTCCATTTTTCATTCTATTTGCTGACTTTGCATCGTGTGTCACTGGGGAACTTAAATAACTAAGCAAGCAGAACAGGGAAGGAGTGAGGACAAAGTGCATGTCTCTCCACAGCTACACTGAATTAATGCCTaagttaaagaaaacaacagcataTGGAGTCATTATAAGTTCGAGAGGTCAGTGACATTGACATCTTCTCCATCTTCACCAGGTAGTGAACGTGCTGCGCTCCCAGCTCGCCCAgttggaggaggtgaagaaggagagggagaccCTGGAGGGAGAGATCAAGGCCGTGACCTTTGACATGTCTGTTTGCTTCCTGACGGCACTCGCCCAGGACGG
Coding sequences within:
- the pdcd6ip gene encoding programmed cell death 6-interacting protein isoform X2, which gives rise to MATFISVPLKKSSEVDLVKPLSKFVTATYPTGEEQGEYIRAVEELNKLRRNALGRPLDKHESSLEILLRYYDQLCAVEPKFPFSENQLCLTFTWKDAFDKGSLFGGSVKLALASLGYEKTCVLFNAAALASQIASEQNLDNDEGLKAAAKYYQLASGAFGHIKDTVLSALNREPTMDISPETVGTLSLIMLAQAQEVIFLKATSDKMKDAVIAKLANQAADFYGDAFKQCQYKDNLPKEVLPVLAAKHCIMQANAELHQSVLAKQKKRFGEEIARLQHAAELVRTVASRYDEYVSVKDLSDKINRALTAAKKDNDFIYHDRVPEVKDLEHIGKAALVRATAITPPLSQKFTDLFEKMVPMAVQQSMSIYSQRKAETVNRLVGTMREATNLCNGVLASLNLPAALEDLSGDSIPQSIAEKARSIVQQGGLQSVEQLIRDLPELLTRNREILDESLKMLDDEETTDNELRTKFNQRWNRTPSGDLYKPLRAEGTNFRNILDKAVQADQVVKDRYNTHCDMIALLCKPENELNAAIPSANPTKTLQGSEVVNVLRSQLAQLEEVKKERETLEGEIKAVTFDMSVCFLTALAQDGAINEEQLSLAQLDQLYGSYNQRVQASLRTQEELLGQVQTSHQEFSSLKQSNTEANQREEVLKKLASAHDSYVEISSNLREGTKFYNDLTEILLKFQNKCSDIVFARKTERDELLKELQQSIAREPSAPNFNVPAYQSTPAAPAAGPTPAPRTVFTPPAQQQQQPQARPQPPARPPPPSFTPQAASTTPTSAPPTGPPTGNPPPMVPPSQAQGPPYPSYQGYPGYFQMPMGYNPYAYGQFNMPNMPNMPNMPNMPYSPYQATPGQGGYPAAPPTGQPGYPGYPQQPPQQQPYYPQQ
- the pdcd6ip gene encoding programmed cell death 6-interacting protein isoform X1, with product MATFISVPLKKSSEVDLVKPLSKFVTATYPTGEEQGEYIRAVEELNKLRRNALGRPLDKHESSLEILLRYYDQLCAVEPKFPFSENQLCLTFTWKDAFDKGSLFGGSVKLALASLGYEKTCVLFNAAALASQIASEQNLDNDEGLKAAAKYYQLASGAFGHIKDTVLSALNREPTMDISPETVGTLSLIMLAQAQEVIFLKATSDKMKDAVIAKLANQAADFYGDAFKQCQYKDNLPKYFYFQEVLPVLAAKHCIMQANAELHQSVLAKQKKRFGEEIARLQHAAELVRTVASRYDEYVSVKDLSDKINRALTAAKKDNDFIYHDRVPEVKDLEHIGKAALVRATAITPPLSQKFTDLFEKMVPMAVQQSMSIYSQRKAETVNRLVGTMREATNLCNGVLASLNLPAALEDLSGDSIPQSIAEKARSIVQQGGLQSVEQLIRDLPELLTRNREILDESLKMLDDEETTDNELRTKFNQRWNRTPSGDLYKPLRAEGTNFRNILDKAVQADQVVKDRYNTHCDMIALLCKPENELNAAIPSANPTKTLQGSEVVNVLRSQLAQLEEVKKERETLEGEIKAVTFDMSVCFLTALAQDGAINEEQLSLAQLDQLYGSYNQRVQASLRTQEELLGQVQTSHQEFSSLKQSNTEANQREEVLKKLASAHDSYVEISSNLREGTKFYNDLTEILLKFQNKCSDIVFARKTERDELLKELQQSIAREPSAPNFNVPAYQSTPAAPAAGPTPAPRTVFTPPAQQQQQPQARPQPPARPPPPSFTPQAASTTPTSAPPTGPPTGNPPPMVPPSQAQGPPYPSYQGYPGYFQMPMGYNPYAYGQFNMPNMPNMPNMPNMPYSPYQATPGQGGYPAAPPTGQPGYPGYPQQPPQQQPYYPQQ